The Geothrix sp. genome window below encodes:
- a CDS encoding response regulator has protein sequence MIRVLLVEDDPMVAELNRMYLSRMGGFEIVASVRSAPEALALLQERPVDLLLLDIFMPGQSGIDLMREIRKQALDADVIFVTAARDTATIDRALKLGAVDYLIKPFEFERLKQALEDYRETRHMIRRGESLDQSALDRRLGRRPMEDRKAEGLPKGLDRNTLDKVLKAIGAWPEPTPWFTAEEIGQLVGISRVSVRKYFEFLSTLKVLRMEPGYGTGGRPVHRFQLQKAYLREAQRFL, from the coding sequence ATGATCCGGGTGCTGCTGGTCGAAGACGATCCCATGGTGGCGGAACTGAACCGGATGTACCTGAGCCGGATGGGCGGCTTCGAGATCGTGGCGTCCGTGCGGAGCGCCCCCGAGGCGCTGGCGCTGCTCCAGGAGCGCCCGGTGGACCTGCTGCTGCTGGACATCTTCATGCCCGGGCAGAGCGGCATCGACCTCATGCGCGAGATCCGGAAGCAGGCCCTGGATGCGGATGTGATCTTCGTGACCGCCGCCCGGGACACGGCGACCATCGACCGGGCCCTGAAGCTGGGCGCGGTGGACTACCTCATCAAGCCCTTCGAGTTCGAGCGTCTCAAGCAGGCGCTCGAAGACTACCGCGAGACCCGGCACATGATCCGGCGCGGAGAGAGCCTCGACCAGAGCGCGTTGGACCGGCGCCTGGGTCGGCGGCCCATGGAGGACCGGAAGGCGGAGGGCCTTCCGAAGGGGCTCGACCGGAACACCCTGGACAAAGTGTTGAAGGCCATCGGCGCCTGGCCGGAGCCGACCCCCTGGTTCACCGCCGAGGAGATCGGCCAGCTGGTGGGCATCTCCCGGGTCTCCGTGCGGAAGTACTTCGAGTTCCTGAGCACGCTGAAAGTGCTGCGCATGGAACCCGGGTACGGCACCGGCGGTCGCCCGGTCCACCGCTTCCAGCTTCAGAAGGCCTACCTGCGGGAGGCCCAGCGGTTCTTGTGA
- a CDS encoding helix-turn-helix domain-containing protein, with product MARSPLELTPKRTEIADAALRIIGERGIAALTTNALAQELGVSSGAPFRHFADRNEILEAVALRVEELILETFPPDTDPPLQRLLALLRARAQVIGGRQGIGRLMLSEQFAMALPDPAARRLRGLVTRTRTFLLAALEAAQAQGAIRSDLTPKALLPVVFASS from the coding sequence ATGGCCCGATCGCCCCTGGAACTCACCCCCAAGCGCACCGAAATCGCGGATGCCGCCCTTCGCATCATCGGCGAGCGGGGCATCGCCGCCCTGACCACGAATGCCCTGGCCCAGGAACTGGGCGTGAGCAGCGGCGCCCCCTTCCGCCACTTCGCGGATCGCAACGAGATCCTGGAGGCCGTGGCCCTCCGGGTGGAGGAACTGATCCTCGAGACTTTCCCCCCCGACACGGACCCGCCCCTCCAGCGACTGCTGGCCCTGCTCCGGGCCCGGGCGCAGGTGATCGGAGGCCGCCAGGGCATCGGACGCCTCATGCTCTCAGAACAGTTCGCCATGGCGCTGCCGGATCCGGCCGCCCGGCGCCTCCGGGGCCTCGTCACCCGGACCCGGACCTTCCTCCTCGCGGCCCTGGAGGCCGCCCAGGCCCAGGGGGCCATCCGGTCGGATCTCACCCCCAAGGCCCTGCTCCCCGTGGTCTTCGCGTCCTCATGA
- the rpsR gene encoding 30S ribosomal protein S18 gives MKRRSDAKKGKPKKKKAFGGRRAKFCKFCVEKSLMIDYKDVKTLQAFTPERGKVLPRRTSGVCAVHQRALVEAIKRARNIALLPFATD, from the coding sequence ATGAAGCGCCGCAGCGACGCCAAGAAGGGCAAGCCCAAGAAGAAGAAGGCTTTTGGGGGCCGACGCGCCAAGTTCTGCAAGTTCTGCGTCGAGAAGTCCCTCATGATCGACTACAAGGATGTGAAGACCCTCCAGGCCTTCACCCCCGAGCGCGGCAAGGTGCTGCCCCGCCGCACCAGCGGCGTGTGTGCGGTTCATCAGCGCGCCCTCGTGGAAGCCATCAAGCGCGCGCGCAACATCGCGCTGCTGCCGTTCGCCACGGATTAG
- the dctA gene encoding C4-dicarboxylate transporter DctA, whose product MFKRAASKLYNWVALMIVLGALLGHFYPGVAVKMQPLADGFIALIKMLIPPVILCSVVLGIAGSGSIKKAGRVGGKAILYFEIVSTLALVIGLVMANVFGPGRSFHADPSKLDPKLVAGYVAQAQHLTITDHLLKMIPKTMFSAFTDGDILQVLLISVLLGFSVAALSEKHKAPLIGFLENVSKMFFGVMHQILYLAPIGAGAAIAYTIGKFGLKSLIPMAQLIFLFYATCAVFIFVVLGLIARLAGFNIFKVVGYIKDELLLVMATSSSESALIPLMEKMEKLGLSKSIVGLVIPTGYSFNLDGTNIYMTLASLFIAQALGIELTLGQQMGILVVAMITSKGAAGVTGSGFITLAATLAVVPGIPVAGMALILGIDKFMSEARAITNHIGNCIAAVVMASWEKELDWDKFHATLGKPAEAAVPAAEIPVLANEME is encoded by the coding sequence ATGTTCAAGCGAGCGGCATCAAAACTGTACAACTGGGTCGCGCTCATGATCGTTCTCGGTGCGCTGCTGGGGCACTTCTACCCTGGCGTGGCCGTGAAAATGCAACCCCTGGCCGACGGCTTCATCGCCCTCATCAAGATGCTCATCCCGCCGGTGATCCTCTGCAGCGTGGTGCTGGGCATCGCAGGCTCCGGCAGCATCAAGAAGGCCGGGCGCGTCGGTGGGAAGGCCATCCTGTACTTCGAGATCGTCAGCACGCTGGCGCTGGTGATCGGCCTCGTCATGGCCAATGTGTTCGGGCCCGGACGGAGCTTCCATGCCGACCCCTCCAAGCTCGACCCCAAGCTGGTGGCCGGATATGTCGCCCAGGCGCAGCACCTGACCATCACGGATCACCTCTTGAAGATGATCCCCAAGACGATGTTCAGCGCCTTTACCGATGGCGACATCCTCCAGGTGCTGCTGATCTCCGTGCTGCTCGGGTTCTCCGTCGCGGCCCTCAGCGAGAAGCACAAGGCGCCCCTCATCGGCTTCCTGGAGAATGTGAGCAAGATGTTCTTCGGCGTCATGCACCAGATCCTCTACCTCGCCCCCATCGGCGCCGGTGCGGCCATCGCCTACACCATCGGCAAGTTCGGCCTGAAGTCGCTGATCCCCATGGCGCAGCTCATCTTCCTCTTCTACGCGACCTGCGCCGTCTTCATTTTCGTGGTGCTCGGGCTCATCGCGCGGTTGGCGGGTTTCAACATCTTCAAGGTGGTGGGCTACATCAAGGATGAGCTCCTGCTGGTCATGGCCACCAGCTCTTCCGAGTCCGCGCTGATCCCCCTGATGGAGAAGATGGAGAAGCTCGGCCTCTCCAAGTCCATCGTCGGGCTGGTGATCCCCACCGGCTACTCGTTCAACCTGGACGGCACGAACATCTACATGACGCTGGCGTCGCTCTTCATCGCCCAGGCGCTGGGCATCGAGCTCACGCTGGGCCAGCAGATGGGCATCCTCGTGGTGGCGATGATCACCAGCAAGGGAGCCGCCGGCGTCACCGGCTCCGGGTTCATCACCCTGGCGGCCACCCTGGCGGTGGTCCCCGGCATCCCCGTGGCCGGCATGGCGCTCATCCTCGGCATCGACAAGTTCATGTCCGAGGCCCGCGCCATCACCAACCACATCGGCAACTGCATTGCCGCCGTCGTGATGGCCAGCTGGGAGAAGGAACTGGACTGGGACAAGTTCCACGCCACCCTCGGCAAGCCCGCCGAGGCGGCCGTTCCCGCAGCCGAGATCCCGGTCCTGGCCAACGAGATGGAGTAG
- the pth gene encoding aminoacyl-tRNA hydrolase, whose protein sequence is MHQLMWTLVPLGNPGPDYQDTRHNLGRLLLQRWMADRNLAPVPSRRFPSGALYPLTDHLQALVPNTYMNLSGEACAQAESAGIYPRRLILLYDDKDLPLGTGRFRLNGSDGGHNGLRSVFECLGTQDIARLRLGIGPFQRPLVDFVLGHWTDPEWERLERQDAPFARFLERLGAAEDLGSLANQVNPAEFWEA, encoded by the coding sequence ATGCATCAGCTCATGTGGACCTTGGTACCCCTCGGAAATCCGGGCCCTGACTACCAGGACACCCGTCACAACCTCGGCCGCCTGCTGCTTCAGCGCTGGATGGCGGACCGGAATCTGGCTCCGGTGCCCTCGAGACGGTTTCCCTCCGGAGCCCTCTATCCCCTGACGGACCACCTGCAGGCCCTGGTCCCCAACACCTACATGAACCTCTCGGGAGAGGCCTGCGCCCAGGCGGAGAGCGCCGGAATCTATCCCCGCCGCCTGATCCTGCTCTACGACGACAAGGACCTGCCCCTGGGGACAGGGCGGTTCCGCCTGAACGGCTCGGATGGCGGCCACAACGGTCTGCGTTCGGTCTTCGAGTGCCTGGGCACCCAGGACATCGCCCGCCTGCGCCTCGGCATCGGGCCCTTTCAGCGGCCCCTCGTGGATTTCGTGTTGGGCCACTGGACCGACCCTGAATGGGAGCGCCTGGAACGCCAGGACGCGCCCTTCGCCCGCTTCCTGGAACGGCTGGGTGCCGCGGAGGACCTGGGCAGCCTGGCGAACCAGGTGAATCCGGCGGAGTTCTGGGAGGCCTGA
- a CDS encoding PaaI family thioesterase has translation MPKPQIPETLAPDLLERLRARFHPWPLISGWGLTIESIDPGLAVMVLVPTKAVINGGRGNVNGGVLATMADMASALALSTAFDGAMPFATSDLHIRYLEPARGEVRGEAQVMRISGRSGILECRLTCGDHLVALSTANFAIKPGLGG, from the coding sequence ATGCCTAAGCCGCAGATCCCCGAGACCCTCGCTCCGGATCTCCTGGAGCGTCTGCGCGCAAGGTTCCACCCCTGGCCGCTCATCAGCGGGTGGGGCCTCACCATCGAATCCATCGACCCCGGCCTGGCCGTCATGGTGCTCGTGCCCACCAAGGCCGTGATCAACGGCGGCCGCGGCAATGTCAACGGGGGCGTGCTGGCCACCATGGCGGACATGGCGAGCGCCCTGGCCCTCAGCACCGCCTTCGACGGGGCCATGCCCTTCGCCACCTCCGACCTGCACATCCGCTACCTGGAGCCGGCCCGCGGCGAGGTGCGCGGGGAGGCCCAGGTGATGAGGATCTCCGGTCGCAGCGGCATCCTGGAATGCCGGCTCACCTGCGGCGACCACCTGGTGGCCCTCAGCACGGCCAACTTCGCCATCAAGCCTGGGCTCGGAGGCTGA
- a CDS encoding PstS family phosphate ABC transporter substrate-binding protein — protein MSLRTTFRACALSAPLLLGLGCQPPEETPAKPVHEVPTVPRETTLQAYAPEHPVAGELKSVGSDSMEPLMVLWGEDFKRFHPRISTRFVCKGSGTAPKALIEGSTLMGQMSREMTDQELAAFQAQFGYAPTRIPVAVDALVVYVNANNPIKQLRMQEVDAIFSTTRKGGAKSDIQRWGDLGLGGDWKQREIQTYGRDENSGTRAFFREHVMKKGDFKPTLKAFMDQFAVVEAPAVDGGGISYGPLQYANRMVKGVPIASFSSDRFIEPTLENIQKATYPLTRFLYIYVNKAPGRALDPTVKEFLRFVLSKEGQAGVASFGAVAIPGDFAALSVGKLN, from the coding sequence ATGTCCCTTCGTACGACCTTTCGTGCCTGTGCGCTCAGCGCCCCGCTTCTGCTGGGCCTGGGCTGCCAGCCTCCCGAGGAGACGCCCGCCAAGCCAGTCCACGAGGTTCCCACGGTCCCGCGGGAAACCACCCTCCAGGCCTATGCGCCCGAACATCCTGTCGCCGGCGAGCTGAAGAGCGTGGGATCGGATTCCATGGAGCCCCTGATGGTGCTCTGGGGGGAGGACTTCAAGCGGTTCCATCCGCGGATCTCCACGCGCTTCGTCTGCAAGGGCTCGGGCACCGCACCCAAGGCGCTGATCGAGGGCAGCACCCTGATGGGCCAGATGAGCCGCGAGATGACCGACCAGGAACTGGCGGCCTTCCAGGCCCAGTTCGGCTACGCCCCCACACGCATCCCCGTGGCGGTGGATGCCCTGGTGGTCTATGTGAACGCCAACAATCCCATCAAGCAGCTCCGCATGCAGGAGGTTGATGCCATCTTCTCCACCACCCGCAAGGGCGGGGCGAAGAGCGACATCCAGCGGTGGGGCGACCTCGGCCTCGGCGGCGACTGGAAGCAGCGGGAGATCCAGACCTACGGCCGCGACGAGAACTCCGGCACGCGGGCCTTCTTCCGGGAGCATGTGATGAAGAAGGGCGACTTCAAGCCCACCCTGAAGGCCTTCATGGATCAGTTCGCCGTGGTGGAGGCACCGGCGGTGGACGGGGGCGGCATCAGCTACGGCCCCCTGCAGTACGCCAACCGCATGGTGAAGGGCGTTCCCATCGCCTCCTTCAGCAGCGACCGGTTCATCGAACCGACTCTGGAGAACATCCAGAAAGCCACCTATCCGCTGACGCGGTTCCTCTACATCTATGTGAACAAGGCGCCGGGGCGCGCCCTGGATCCCACAGTGAAAGAATTCCTCCGCTTCGTGCTCTCGAAGGAGGGGCAGGCCGGCGTGGCGAGTTTCGGCGCCGTCGCCATCCCCGGGGACTTCGCCGCCCTGAGCGTCGGCAAGCTCAACTAG
- the ppk1 gene encoding polyphosphate kinase 1, which yields MFHPIPRPEELLNRELSWLDFNARVMEEAEDPTVPLLERVKFLSIVSSNWDEFFMVRVAGIWRQIDAGITQPGPDGLTPRQLLERVSSRIHAYSARQHELFHAILEPQLEAAGIAILDPRKLDEAQSAFTLDYFERSLLPLITPLAVDTGHPFPRLGNRALVLVVELEPDEDLLDGDLPASELSFIHVPTGLASRFLRVPSAPGTHAFVMLEDVVRHHLSRLFLGYTVKCCHAIRVTRDSDLPVEEDPSEDLLKTVEESLRDRRRGAVVRLQYEHGLSSKVLDLIIEEMELSPEDLYPCSGLTAFSDLMQLYGQLDLPSLKDTPLPPLPVPQLDQMGSVFDAISRNDILLHHPYQSFDDSVVRFVREAAEDPKVLAIKMTLYRVTANSPVAAALERAAERGKQVAAIVELRARFDEAANIAWARRLEKTGVHVVYGLPNHKIHCKACLVVRQEAGGIKRYCHLGTGNYNERTSRLYSDLGLLTARPEFGEDLSNLFNMLTGYTRPPRFHRILLAPQHLKKALKARIQREIGHAQDGRPARMVLKMNALVDPQIIQMLYEASREGVKVDLIVRGTCCLRPGVPGLSENIRTLSILDRFLEHTRIYHFANDGQPETLLSSADLMPRNLDRRVELAFPLVDPILAAQVMEMVEMQLHDTLKGRVLGPEGDVLRRGFDDQDPPLRSQLRIYEHTLLASGVGALTQKLGPLDPDI from the coding sequence GTGTTCCACCCCATCCCCCGCCCCGAGGAACTGCTCAACCGCGAGCTCAGTTGGCTGGATTTCAACGCCCGGGTCATGGAGGAGGCGGAGGATCCCACGGTGCCGCTGTTGGAACGGGTGAAGTTCCTCAGCATCGTCTCCAGCAACTGGGATGAGTTCTTCATGGTGCGGGTGGCGGGCATCTGGCGGCAGATCGACGCCGGCATCACCCAGCCCGGGCCCGATGGCCTGACCCCCCGGCAGCTGCTGGAGCGGGTGTCATCGCGGATCCACGCCTACTCCGCCCGCCAGCACGAGCTCTTCCACGCCATCCTGGAGCCGCAGCTGGAGGCGGCGGGCATCGCCATCCTGGATCCGAGAAAGCTGGACGAGGCGCAGAGCGCCTTCACCCTCGACTACTTCGAGCGGAGCCTCCTGCCGCTCATCACGCCCCTGGCGGTGGACACCGGCCACCCGTTCCCCCGTCTGGGGAACCGCGCTCTGGTGCTGGTGGTTGAACTGGAGCCGGACGAGGACCTGCTGGATGGGGATCTGCCGGCCTCGGAGCTCTCCTTCATCCATGTGCCCACGGGCCTGGCCTCCCGGTTCCTGCGGGTGCCGTCGGCGCCGGGCACCCACGCCTTCGTCATGCTCGAGGATGTGGTGCGGCACCACCTGTCGCGGCTCTTCCTGGGCTACACGGTGAAGTGCTGCCACGCCATCCGCGTCACCCGGGATTCCGACCTGCCGGTGGAGGAGGATCCCTCCGAGGACCTGCTCAAGACCGTGGAGGAGAGCCTCCGCGACCGCCGCCGCGGCGCCGTCGTCCGCCTCCAGTACGAGCACGGCCTGTCGTCCAAGGTGCTGGACCTCATCATCGAGGAGATGGAGCTGAGCCCCGAGGACCTCTACCCCTGCTCGGGCCTCACAGCCTTCTCGGACCTGATGCAGCTCTACGGCCAGCTGGACCTGCCGAGCCTCAAGGACACCCCGCTGCCACCCCTTCCGGTACCCCAGCTCGACCAGATGGGCAGCGTCTTCGACGCCATCTCCCGCAACGACATCCTGCTGCACCATCCCTACCAGAGCTTCGACGACAGCGTAGTTCGCTTCGTGCGCGAAGCGGCGGAGGATCCCAAGGTCCTGGCCATCAAGATGACCCTCTACCGCGTGACGGCCAACAGCCCCGTGGCGGCGGCCCTGGAGCGAGCCGCCGAGCGCGGCAAGCAGGTGGCGGCCATCGTGGAGCTGCGGGCGCGCTTCGATGAGGCGGCCAACATCGCCTGGGCACGCCGCCTCGAGAAGACCGGCGTGCATGTGGTCTACGGCCTGCCCAATCACAAGATCCACTGCAAGGCCTGTCTCGTGGTGCGCCAGGAGGCCGGGGGCATCAAGCGGTACTGCCACCTGGGCACGGGCAACTACAACGAGCGCACCAGCCGCCTGTACTCGGATCTGGGCCTGCTCACGGCCCGGCCCGAGTTCGGCGAGGACCTGTCGAACCTCTTCAACATGCTCACGGGCTACACCCGGCCGCCCCGCTTCCATCGGATCCTGCTGGCGCCCCAGCACCTGAAGAAGGCCCTCAAGGCCCGCATCCAGCGGGAGATCGGCCACGCGCAGGATGGGCGGCCGGCCCGCATGGTGCTGAAGATGAATGCCCTGGTGGACCCCCAGATCATCCAGATGCTCTACGAGGCCAGCCGCGAGGGCGTGAAGGTGGATCTCATCGTGCGGGGCACCTGCTGTCTGCGGCCAGGCGTGCCCGGACTGTCGGAGAACATCCGCACCCTGTCGATCCTGGACCGCTTTCTGGAGCACACCCGGATCTACCATTTCGCCAATGATGGCCAGCCGGAGACCCTCCTCTCCAGCGCCGACCTCATGCCCCGCAACCTGGACCGCCGCGTGGAGCTGGCCTTCCCCCTGGTGGATCCGATCCTGGCGGCCCAGGTCATGGAGATGGTCGAGATGCAGCTGCACGACACCCTGAAGGGCCGCGTCCTGGGCCCCGAAGGGGATGTCCTCCGGCGGGGATTCGATGACCAGGATCCGCCCCTCCGAAGCCAGCTCCGCATCTATGAGCACACCCTGCTCGCCAGCGGCGTGGGCGCCCTCACCCAGAAGCTGGGGCCGCTGGATCCAGACATCTGA
- the rpsF gene encoding 30S ribosomal protein S6 produces the protein MRHYETIFIASPTLTDEQSDELVKQFEGIIAEQGGELLKTDKWGRKKLAYEVQKFSEGYYTLFEMNAGPDLIAELERRFRNHDSVIKYLSVRMDEAEKAAGRAKQRIEREAKRKAQAGIKERSAEEVMG, from the coding sequence ATGCGTCATTACGAGACCATCTTCATCGCCTCCCCCACGCTGACGGACGAGCAGAGCGATGAGCTCGTCAAGCAGTTCGAGGGGATCATTGCCGAGCAGGGTGGCGAGCTGCTCAAGACCGACAAGTGGGGCCGCAAGAAGCTGGCCTACGAAGTCCAGAAGTTCAGCGAGGGCTATTACACGCTCTTCGAGATGAACGCCGGACCCGACCTCATCGCCGAGCTGGAGCGCCGCTTCCGCAACCACGATTCGGTCATCAAGTACCTGAGCGTCCGCATGGACGAGGCTGAAAAGGCCGCGGGTCGCGCCAAGCAGCGCATCGAGCGCGAAGCGAAGCGCAAGGCCCAGGCCGGCATCAAGGAACGCTCCGCTGAAGAGGTGATGGGATGA
- a CDS encoding Mrp/NBP35 family ATP-binding protein, producing MTKISRAALFEALNAYTVPGTNATLTTLKAVKGIDVTEGKVTVLLQLMEAYRDRVAVIKEALEGLIRQQPGVTGVDIEIGWEKTAQVEFKNLIPGIKRCVVVGSGKGGVGKSTVTVNLAIALSQLGLKVGLLDSDIYGPSIPMMLGLKDSPLGTPDGQILPIEKFGIKIMSMGLLIEEDRPVIWRGAMLNKALQQFLKDVAWGDLDVLLIDLPPGTGDVQLTLIQNAQVDGAVIVSTPQDVAFLDAKKAIGMFGTVKVPVLGIIENMSSFICPGCGQETQIFGHGGVKAAAVRMELPFLGEVPIDLAIREGGDSGKPFVAEHPQSPQTKVFQDMADTLKGVLKL from the coding sequence ATGACGAAGATCAGCCGCGCCGCCCTGTTCGAAGCCCTGAACGCCTACACGGTCCCCGGGACCAATGCCACCCTGACCACGCTCAAGGCCGTGAAGGGGATCGATGTCACCGAGGGCAAGGTGACGGTGCTGCTCCAGCTCATGGAGGCCTACCGGGACCGGGTGGCCGTCATCAAGGAGGCTCTGGAGGGCCTGATCCGCCAGCAGCCCGGCGTGACGGGCGTGGACATCGAGATCGGCTGGGAGAAGACCGCCCAGGTGGAATTCAAGAACCTCATCCCGGGCATCAAGCGCTGCGTGGTGGTGGGCTCGGGCAAGGGCGGCGTCGGCAAGAGCACCGTCACGGTGAACCTCGCCATCGCCCTGTCCCAGCTGGGCCTCAAGGTGGGCCTGCTGGATTCCGACATCTACGGCCCTTCCATTCCCATGATGCTGGGCCTGAAGGACTCGCCGCTGGGCACGCCGGACGGCCAGATCCTGCCCATCGAGAAGTTCGGCATCAAGATCATGTCCATGGGTCTGCTCATCGAGGAGGACCGGCCGGTCATCTGGCGCGGCGCCATGCTCAACAAGGCCCTCCAGCAGTTCCTGAAGGATGTGGCCTGGGGCGACCTCGATGTCCTGCTCATCGACCTGCCGCCCGGCACGGGCGATGTCCAGCTCACGCTCATCCAGAACGCCCAGGTCGACGGCGCCGTCATCGTCAGCACCCCGCAGGATGTGGCCTTCCTCGACGCCAAGAAGGCCATCGGCATGTTCGGCACCGTGAAGGTGCCCGTGCTCGGGATCATCGAGAACATGAGCAGCTTCATCTGCCCGGGCTGCGGTCAGGAGACCCAGATCTTCGGCCATGGTGGCGTGAAGGCCGCGGCGGTCCGCATGGAGCTGCCCTTCCTGGGCGAGGTGCCCATCGACCTCGCCATCCGCGAGGGTGGGGACAGCGGCAAGCCCTTCGTGGCGGAGCACCCGCAGAGCCCCCAGACCAAGGTGTTCCAGGACATGGCGGACACCCTCAAGGGCGTGCTGAAGCTCTAG
- a CDS encoding DUF6448 family protein gives MRLSALPTLWVTALLALSAWPLQAHCDALDGPVVVAARKALAKGDAGPVLVWVKPDDEPQIRAAFARTLAVRALGTEAKDLADAYFFETLVRVHRAGEGAPYTGLKPAGLDLGPAIPAADKALASGDLKPVFDLMHGVLKPGLEARFKQARAAQGTQSVDLAAGRRAVAAYVDFLHYVEGAYRAAAGGVHAVTAETPRAESHHQH, from the coding sequence ATGCGACTGTCCGCTCTCCCCACACTATGGGTCACCGCCCTGCTCGCCCTCTCCGCCTGGCCGCTCCAGGCCCATTGCGACGCCCTCGACGGCCCCGTGGTCGTGGCCGCCCGGAAAGCCCTCGCCAAGGGCGATGCGGGCCCGGTCCTGGTCTGGGTGAAACCGGATGACGAGCCCCAGATCCGCGCCGCCTTCGCACGCACCCTCGCGGTCCGCGCCCTCGGGACCGAGGCCAAGGACCTGGCGGACGCTTACTTCTTCGAGACCCTCGTCCGGGTGCACCGCGCGGGCGAAGGCGCCCCCTACACGGGCCTCAAGCCCGCGGGCCTGGACCTCGGCCCTGCCATCCCCGCCGCCGACAAGGCCCTGGCCTCCGGCGACCTCAAGCCCGTGTTCGACCTCATGCACGGCGTCCTCAAGCCCGGGCTCGAGGCCCGCTTCAAGCAGGCCCGCGCGGCCCAGGGCACGCAATCCGTGGACCTGGCGGCGGGCCGCCGGGCCGTGGCCGCCTATGTGGACTTCCTCCACTATGTGGAGGGCGCCTACCGCGCGGCGGCCGGCGGTGTCCATGCCGTGACTGCCGAGACGCCCAGGGCTGAATCCCACCACCAGCACTGA
- a CDS encoding 50S ribosomal protein L25: protein MSQEVLIVPKRETFGKAAIRDLKKSGMIPAVVYGLNEPPIAIAISPKAVARVLASDAGMNSVMFLQREGTDIKRHVIIKDLQRDPITSRLRHVDFMRVDMTHKVRVKVPVRLAGTSIGVKSMGGVLDFTHREIEIECLPSIIPGHIDVDVSNLNIGDSIRFEQITLVPNIVLIGDAHQTVCSVRGKAPEEEVAAAPAAAAEPEVAKKGKKEEKK, encoded by the coding sequence ATGTCCCAGGAAGTCCTGATCGTCCCCAAGCGCGAAACCTTCGGCAAGGCCGCCATCCGCGACCTGAAGAAGAGCGGCATGATCCCGGCCGTGGTCTACGGTCTGAATGAGCCCCCCATCGCCATCGCCATCAGCCCCAAGGCCGTGGCCCGCGTGCTGGCCAGCGACGCCGGCATGAACTCGGTCATGTTCCTCCAGCGCGAAGGCACCGACATCAAGCGCCATGTGATCATCAAGGATCTGCAGCGCGACCCCATCACCAGCCGCCTCCGCCATGTCGACTTCATGCGCGTGGACATGACCCACAAGGTGCGCGTGAAGGTGCCCGTGCGCCTGGCCGGCACCTCCATCGGTGTGAAGAGCATGGGCGGCGTCCTCGACTTCACCCACCGCGAGATCGAGATCGAGTGCCTCCCCAGCATCATCCCCGGCCACATCGATGTGGATGTGAGCAACCTCAACATCGGTGATAGCATCCGCTTCGAGCAGATCACCCTCGTGCCGAACATCGTCCTCATCGGCGATGCCCACCAGACGGTCTGCTCCGTCCGCGGCAAGGCCCCCGAGGAGGAAGTCGCCGCCGCCCCCGCCGCCGCCGCCGAGCCCGAAGTGGCCAAGAAGGGCAAGAAGGAAGAGAAGAAGTAG